One genomic window of Brevundimonas vesicularis includes the following:
- a CDS encoding response regulator yields the protein MSQTSAAPVLLVVDDDREIRNLLSDHLEQHGFRTVKAADGRAMKAALEAGPVDLVVLDLNLPDEDGLSLCRGIRAASKTPVIILTARGDPIDRIVGLEMGADDYMAKPFEPRELVARIRTVLRRTGGEATAIEGRHADFSGWSLDIASRALTAPDGRLAPLSGADFDLLHALVRNGGKPLSRERIRALSTVADADDRAIDLRVSRLRQKLGDDAKAPALIRTVRSLGYMLAGPVTWRA from the coding sequence ATGTCCCAGACCTCCGCCGCCCCTGTCCTTCTGGTCGTCGACGACGACCGCGAGATCCGAAACCTGTTGTCCGACCATCTGGAGCAGCACGGGTTTCGCACGGTGAAGGCCGCCGACGGCCGGGCCATGAAGGCGGCGCTGGAGGCCGGGCCGGTCGATCTGGTGGTGCTGGACCTGAACCTGCCGGACGAGGACGGCCTGTCGCTGTGTCGCGGCATACGGGCGGCGTCCAAGACTCCCGTCATCATCCTGACGGCGCGCGGCGATCCCATCGACCGGATCGTCGGGCTGGAGATGGGCGCCGACGACTATATGGCCAAGCCGTTCGAGCCGCGCGAACTGGTGGCCCGCATCCGCACCGTCCTGCGGCGCACGGGCGGCGAGGCGACGGCGATCGAGGGCCGACACGCCGACTTTTCGGGCTGGTCGCTGGACATCGCCTCGCGGGCCCTGACGGCGCCGGATGGGCGGCTGGCCCCGCTGTCGGGCGCCGACTTCGACCTGCTGCACGCCCTGGTCAGGAACGGCGGCAAGCCCCTGTCGCGCGAGCGGATCCGCGCCCTGTCGACCGTCGCCGACGCCGACGACCGCGCCATCGACCTGAGGGTCAGCCGCCTGCGCCAGAAGCTGGGCGACGACGCCAAGGCCCCGGCCCTGATCCGCACGGTGCGCAGCCTAGGCTATATGCTGGCGGGGCCTGTGACATGGCGCGCGTGA
- a CDS encoding sensor histidine kinase — MARVSTRHGRAEAETTRLFLLLLVGALLAAGVTFAALGLNHRHRLSQAHDFTTAERIVDLAGSSDDPAAGLTDGLPDAAGQRLGAPDPSLTHAVAEALKRRGVDGVSVKAFEASAGACGAATDRLRCRILVLRPVNGAPVPVAISLPPAPRPWTLSREAAALLFAGLAAVLLTGWMASRLAAGPLNRLSQGAVALSHDLDRPPLVEEGAREVREAAAALNAMQTRLKALIEDRTRVLAAVAHDLQTPLTRMRLRVEKIEDETLRAQFVSDLAGMQHLVREGLDLARIETTVEAATPVDLDALLSAICEDAAEAGQPVVFTQGCNAVVPTRPQALRRCLTNLIDNAVRHGGDAAVSAVRDEHAVRLIVRDHGPGVAEDQLERLFEPFYRLDPSRSRDSGGSGLGLTIARRMAERAGAHLTLANADGGGLEATLTFPQP, encoded by the coding sequence ATGGCGCGCGTGAGCACCCGACACGGCCGGGCCGAGGCCGAGACCACGCGGCTGTTCCTGCTGCTGCTGGTCGGCGCCCTGCTGGCGGCGGGCGTGACCTTCGCCGCCCTGGGCCTGAACCATCGCCATCGTCTGTCCCAGGCCCATGACTTCACCACCGCCGAACGGATCGTGGACCTGGCCGGCTCCAGCGACGATCCCGCCGCCGGCCTGACCGACGGCCTGCCGGACGCGGCCGGTCAGCGGCTGGGCGCGCCCGACCCGTCCCTGACCCACGCGGTCGCCGAGGCGCTGAAGCGGCGGGGCGTGGACGGGGTCTCGGTCAAGGCGTTCGAGGCTTCGGCCGGGGCGTGTGGCGCGGCGACCGATCGCCTGCGGTGCCGCATCCTGGTGCTGCGGCCGGTCAATGGCGCGCCCGTTCCGGTGGCGATCAGCCTGCCGCCCGCCCCTCGCCCGTGGACGCTCAGCCGCGAGGCCGCCGCCCTGCTGTTTGCGGGTCTGGCCGCCGTGCTGCTGACCGGCTGGATGGCGTCGCGGCTGGCCGCCGGTCCGCTGAACCGTCTGTCCCAGGGCGCCGTCGCCCTCAGTCACGATCTGGACCGCCCGCCCCTGGTCGAGGAGGGCGCGCGCGAGGTGCGCGAGGCCGCCGCCGCCCTGAACGCCATGCAGACCCGACTGAAGGCCCTGATCGAGGATCGCACCCGCGTGCTGGCCGCCGTCGCCCACGACCTGCAGACGCCCCTGACCCGGATGCGGCTGCGCGTCGAAAAGATCGAGGACGAGACCCTGCGCGCGCAGTTCGTCAGCGATCTGGCCGGGATGCAGCATCTGGTTCGGGAAGGGCTGGACCTGGCCCGGATCGAAACCACGGTCGAGGCCGCGACCCCCGTCGACCTGGACGCGCTTCTATCGGCCATCTGCGAGGACGCGGCCGAGGCGGGCCAGCCGGTTGTCTTCACCCAAGGCTGCAACGCCGTCGTGCCGACCCGGCCCCAGGCCCTGCGCCGCTGCCTGACCAATCTGATCGACAACGCCGTCCGCCATGGCGGCGACGCGGCCGTCAGCGCCGTGCGCGACGAGCATGCCGTGCGCCTGATCGTACGCGACCACGGGCCCGGCGTGGCCGAGGATCAGTTGGAGCGCCTGTTCGAGCCCTTCTACCGCCTCGATCCGTCCCGCTCGCGCGACAGCGGCGGCTCCGGCCTGGGCCTGACTATCGCGCGCCGCATGGCCGAACGCGCCGGCGCCCATCTGACGCTCGCCAACGCCGACGGCGGCGGGCTGGAGGCGACCCTGACCTTTCCGCAGCCCTGA
- a CDS encoding serine hydrolase: MPHSFLARRRPAILLLAASALALTLSPLPAIAQDAARMDQVIRASSEADAFSGAVLVARDGRILLDQGYGLANREWNIPNDGDVKFRLGSLSKQFTAVAVMLLNQQGKLDLDAPIKTWLPDAPAAWDAITPRHLLSHTAGVPNFTAFSDFEAQKTRPATLPQLIARFRDRPLDFAPGSRFAYSNSGYVLLSAIIEAASGQTYADFVTANLFQPLGMGDSGYDRHDVILPRRASGYAPGADGVVNADYVDMTIPTGAGALYSTTHDLLKWEQGLFGGRLLNAQSMTALTTPVHNGYAMGLVVAEADGKRLIWHNGGIEGFNTYMAYDPGDRTAVIVLGNLNGEAPDKLGAALVTLARGGTVTLPSERRAVAVSSEVLKAYEGVYNLSPTFALTISVVDGKLMAQATGQPAFELTAEAEDAFYLTAVDAQITFTRNADGAIEGLVLHQGGRDMPAKRQ; the protein is encoded by the coding sequence TTGCCTCATTCGTTCCTCGCCCGCCGCCGTCCGGCTATCCTGCTGCTGGCCGCCAGCGCCCTGGCCCTCACGCTCAGCCCGCTACCGGCCATCGCCCAGGACGCGGCGCGCATGGATCAGGTGATCCGCGCCTCCAGCGAGGCCGACGCCTTTTCCGGCGCCGTCCTGGTCGCCCGCGACGGCCGCATCCTTCTGGATCAGGGCTACGGCCTGGCCAATCGCGAGTGGAACATCCCCAACGATGGGGATGTGAAGTTCCGCCTGGGCTCCCTGTCGAAACAGTTCACCGCCGTCGCGGTCATGCTGCTGAACCAGCAGGGCAAGCTGGATCTGGATGCGCCGATCAAGACCTGGCTGCCCGACGCCCCGGCCGCCTGGGACGCGATCACCCCGCGCCACCTGCTCAGCCACACGGCCGGCGTGCCCAACTTCACCGCCTTTTCCGACTTCGAGGCCCAGAAAACCCGGCCCGCGACGCTGCCGCAGCTGATCGCCAGGTTCCGCGACCGGCCGCTGGATTTCGCGCCTGGCTCCCGGTTCGCCTATTCCAACTCGGGCTATGTGCTGCTCAGCGCCATCATCGAGGCGGCCAGCGGCCAGACCTACGCCGACTTCGTCACCGCCAATCTGTTCCAGCCGCTAGGCATGGGCGATAGCGGCTATGACCGCCACGACGTGATCCTGCCCCGCCGCGCCTCGGGCTATGCGCCGGGCGCCGACGGCGTCGTCAACGCCGACTATGTGGACATGACCATCCCGACCGGGGCCGGCGCCCTGTATTCGACCACCCACGACCTGCTGAAGTGGGAACAGGGCCTGTTCGGCGGGCGGCTGCTGAACGCCCAATCCATGACCGCCCTGACGACGCCGGTGCACAACGGCTACGCCATGGGGCTGGTGGTTGCCGAGGCCGACGGCAAGCGTCTGATCTGGCACAACGGCGGCATCGAGGGCTTCAACACCTATATGGCCTATGACCCGGGCGACCGGACGGCCGTCATCGTCCTGGGCAATCTGAACGGCGAGGCGCCGGACAAGCTGGGCGCGGCCCTGGTCACCCTGGCGCGCGGCGGAACCGTGACTTTGCCCAGCGAACGCCGTGCCGTCGCCGTCTCGTCCGAGGTGCTGAAGGCTTATGAGGGCGTCTACAATCTGTCCCCGACCTTCGCCCTGACGATCTCGGTCGTGGACGGCAAGCTGATGGCCCAGGCCACCGGCCAGCCCGCCTTCGAACTGACGGCGGAGGCGGAGGACGCCTTCTACCTGACCGCCGTCGACGCCCAGATCACCTTCACCCGCAACGCAGACGGCGCCATCGAAGGCCTGGTCCTGCACCAGGGCGGCCGCGACATGCCGGCCAAGCGTCAGTAG
- the ctrA gene encoding response regulator transcription factor CtrA, whose product MRVLLIEDDHATAQSIELMLKSEGFNVYTTDLGEEGIDLGKIYDYDLILLDLNLPDMSGLEVLRQLRVGKVNTPVMILSGSHEIETKVKTFGGGADDYMTKPFHKDELIARTHAVVRRSKGHAQAIIHTGEIAVNLDAKTVEVNGHRVHLTGKEYQMLELLSLRKGTTLTKEMFLNHLYGGMDEPELKIIDVFICKLRKKLATAADGKHYIETVWGRGYVLRDPAEGVVTVAA is encoded by the coding sequence ATGCGCGTCCTGTTGATTGAAGACGATCACGCAACCGCCCAAAGCATCGAACTGATGCTGAAGTCGGAAGGCTTCAACGTCTATACGACGGACCTGGGCGAGGAAGGCATCGATCTGGGCAAGATCTATGACTACGACCTCATTCTTCTTGACCTGAACCTGCCGGACATGAGCGGCCTGGAAGTCCTGCGCCAGCTGCGCGTCGGCAAGGTCAACACCCCGGTCATGATCCTGTCGGGCAGCCACGAGATCGAAACCAAGGTCAAGACCTTCGGGGGCGGCGCCGACGACTACATGACCAAGCCCTTCCACAAGGACGAGCTGATCGCGCGCACCCACGCCGTGGTCCGTCGCTCCAAGGGTCATGCCCAGGCGATCATCCACACCGGCGAGATCGCCGTGAACCTGGACGCCAAGACGGTCGAGGTGAACGGTCACCGCGTCCACCTGACGGGCAAGGAATACCAGATGCTGGAGCTGCTTTCGCTCCGCAAGGGCACGACCCTGACCAAGGAAATGTTCCTGAACCACCTGTACGGCGGCATGGACGAGCCCGAGCTGAAGATCATCGACGTCTTCATCTGCAAGCTGCGCAAGAAGCTGGCCACCGCCGCCGACGGCAAACACTATATCGAAACCGTCTGGGGCCGCGGTTATGTCCTGCGCGACCCGGCCGAGGGCGTCGTCACCGTCGCCGCCTGA
- a CDS encoding chromosomal replication initiator DnaA — translation MRGRRFVLEDYRVPVTEEDQVKAGLAIHLIAARTGAHPSQMTGRGRMNPRAARPRWLAMYLSHVAYGWTLERVGHVFGVNRASVGAACRWVEDERERRSIDDLMNDLEGCIQGLYQSPRLELPQ, via the coding sequence GTGAGAGGGAGACGTTTCGTGCTGGAGGACTACAGGGTGCCGGTCACCGAGGAGGATCAGGTCAAGGCCGGGCTGGCCATTCATCTGATCGCGGCGCGCACGGGCGCCCATCCGTCGCAGATGACCGGCCGGGGCCGGATGAACCCGCGCGCGGCCCGCCCGCGCTGGCTGGCCATGTATCTGTCTCATGTCGCCTATGGCTGGACGTTGGAGCGGGTCGGCCACGTCTTCGGCGTCAATCGCGCCAGCGTCGGCGCCGCCTGCCGCTGGGTCGAGGACGAGCGCGAACGGCGCAGCATCGACGACCTGATGAACGACCTCGAAGGCTGCATCCAGGGCCTGTATCAGTCGCCCCGCCTGGAGCTGCCGCAATGA
- a CDS encoding DUF6456 domain-containing protein, with amino-acid sequence MSRLLERARDLMAKPGAWLSAEGGAYALRLSPDRRSRISLTLTETEFRALIDQPGLRVRPGGGWSGRAQPDPTPPPAPGRPGFVAGQRDLMQPDGRMVRARANLGESPIAWLARRRDASGRPWLTPTETAAGERLRREAEQATKSASVTMRWDALPTSGSGTAARMEPTDRALSAARRVEQALTAVGPRLRPILTRICIHGDSLQLAETGLGLRRRQGKTVLKQALQALADHYGIG; translated from the coding sequence ATGAGCCGTCTTCTGGAACGCGCGCGCGACCTGATGGCCAAGCCCGGCGCCTGGCTGTCGGCCGAGGGCGGGGCCTATGCCTTGCGCCTGTCGCCGGATCGCCGCAGCCGCATCAGCCTGACCCTGACCGAGACCGAGTTTCGCGCCCTGATCGACCAGCCCGGCCTGCGCGTCCGGCCGGGCGGCGGCTGGTCGGGACGCGCTCAGCCGGACCCGACGCCGCCCCCCGCTCCCGGCCGTCCCGGCTTCGTGGCGGGCCAGCGCGACCTCATGCAGCCGGACGGCCGCATGGTCCGGGCGCGGGCCAATCTGGGCGAAAGCCCCATCGCCTGGCTGGCGCGGCGCAGGGATGCGTCCGGCCGCCCCTGGCTGACCCCGACCGAGACCGCCGCCGGCGAACGGCTGCGGCGCGAGGCGGAACAGGCGACGAAGAGCGCCTCGGTCACCATGCGCTGGGACGCCCTGCCGACCTCCGGCTCGGGAACCGCCGCGCGGATGGAGCCGACCGACCGCGCCCTGTCGGCCGCCCGCCGCGTCGAACAGGCCCTGACCGCCGTCGGCCCGCGCCTTCGCCCCATCCTGACCCGCATCTGTATCCACGGCGACAGCCTGCAACTGGCCGAAACCGGCCTCGGCCTACGCCGCCGCCAGGGCAAGACGGTGCTGAAACAGGCGCTTCAGGCCCTGGCGGATCACTATGGGATCGGGTGA
- a CDS encoding serine hydrolase: MTVNRRNLLIAGLCAPALHAGQALARPIATRQAAADDSQSFVRKAMRRLGTAPGLALAVVNEDGPVLVFGHGVADIRSGRRVNADTAFYIASATKSFTALGLAAMASRDEVDLDAPLADWIGDTPLPADIAATVTLTDLLSHRSGVDNGPIAFRAAYSGDHTPAMMQALLARTTKRPDAPHGVFRYANAGYNLATTLLERRFGRDWRLRVRDEVLIPAGMMQTTAWVSDARRRGVTAVGHFADRAGDPVVSPLQKVDDTMQSAGGLMSTANDMARWLAIQIEAGPLVASTHRPQVAQETTFGPYRRDGYGLGWQTGWYGDDRLIHHFGNFAGSRAHVSFMPDRRIGVAVLINEDLFGGDMADLIANYAYDRLKARSDLETAYAAELDTLVARRDGRRQAVARSRTERAARPWSLPQPPHAYAGTYENEALGTMRIKVDQDRLTAAIGVLSAVADPLTDATGVRVELVPFQGQEILFPSPDTLIFNDETFKRAKV, encoded by the coding sequence ATGACCGTAAACCGCCGCAACCTACTGATCGCAGGCCTCTGCGCCCCGGCGCTGCACGCCGGTCAAGCTTTGGCCCGCCCCATCGCAACCCGTCAGGCGGCGGCCGATGACAGTCAGAGCTTCGTCCGAAAGGCGATGCGACGTCTCGGGACCGCGCCCGGCTTGGCGCTGGCAGTGGTGAATGAGGATGGGCCGGTTCTTGTATTCGGCCACGGCGTAGCCGACATTCGATCGGGTCGCCGCGTGAACGCCGACACCGCCTTCTATATTGCCTCGGCGACCAAATCCTTCACCGCGCTCGGCCTCGCGGCGATGGCCTCGCGAGACGAGGTCGATCTGGATGCGCCGCTGGCGGACTGGATTGGCGACACCCCGCTTCCCGCCGACATCGCGGCGACCGTGACCCTGACCGACCTGCTCAGCCACCGTTCGGGCGTGGACAATGGCCCCATCGCGTTTCGCGCCGCCTATTCCGGCGACCACACCCCAGCGATGATGCAAGCCCTTCTGGCGCGCACCACCAAAAGGCCGGACGCGCCGCACGGTGTTTTCCGCTACGCCAACGCCGGCTACAATCTGGCGACGACCTTGCTGGAGCGACGCTTCGGCCGCGACTGGCGGCTGAGGGTGCGAGACGAGGTTCTGATCCCGGCGGGCATGATGCAGACCACCGCCTGGGTATCGGACGCGCGCCGTCGGGGCGTGACGGCGGTCGGGCATTTCGCAGATCGGGCGGGCGACCCGGTCGTCAGTCCTCTTCAAAAGGTCGATGACACCATGCAGTCGGCGGGCGGGTTGATGTCCACCGCCAACGACATGGCTCGGTGGCTGGCGATACAGATCGAGGCTGGGCCGCTGGTCGCCTCGACCCATCGGCCGCAGGTCGCGCAGGAGACGACCTTCGGGCCCTATCGCCGGGACGGCTACGGGCTCGGATGGCAGACGGGATGGTATGGCGACGACCGGCTGATCCACCATTTCGGCAACTTCGCCGGATCGCGCGCCCACGTCTCCTTCATGCCCGATCGGCGCATCGGCGTAGCGGTGCTGATCAATGAAGATCTGTTCGGCGGCGACATGGCCGATCTGATCGCCAACTATGCCTACGATCGGCTGAAAGCTCGCTCTGATCTGGAAACGGCCTATGCCGCCGAACTGGACACGCTTGTCGCCCGTCGCGATGGCCGACGCCAGGCTGTCGCGCGCAGCCGGACAGAGCGCGCCGCACGCCCCTGGTCTCTACCGCAACCGCCTCACGCCTACGCCGGAACCTACGAAAACGAGGCGCTTGGGACCATGCGGATCAAAGTGGACCAGGATCGGCTGACGGCCGCCATCGGCGTCTTGTCCGCCGTCGCCGACCCGCTGACCGACGCCACTGGCGTCAGGGTCGAACTGGTCCCATTCCAGGGTCAGGAAATCCTGTTCCCGTCGCCAGATACGCTTATCTTCAACGACGAGACCTTCAAACGCGCAAAGGTGTGA
- a CDS encoding SufE family protein, producing MTDPTPPTDTLDQTLAELAEDFDLLGDWEQRIEYVIELGKGLAPLDEADRIEANKVPGCAAQVWLATTHDDGRLWFAADSDSALSKGNIALLLKLYSGRTAAEIVAFDARAALDRLGLPSALTRQRANGLNSMVGRIREAALGAG from the coding sequence ATGACCGACCCCACGCCCCCGACCGACACCCTGGACCAGACCCTGGCCGAACTGGCCGAGGATTTCGACCTCTTGGGCGATTGGGAGCAGCGGATCGAATACGTCATCGAACTGGGCAAGGGGCTGGCCCCGCTGGACGAGGCCGACCGGATCGAGGCCAACAAGGTGCCGGGCTGTGCGGCCCAGGTCTGGCTGGCGACGACGCACGACGACGGGCGGCTGTGGTTCGCCGCCGACAGCGACAGCGCCCTGTCCAAGGGCAATATCGCCCTGCTGCTGAAACTCTATTCCGGCCGCACGGCGGCGGAGATCGTCGCCTTCGACGCCCGCGCGGCGCTGGATCGGCTGGGCCTGCCCTCGGCCCTGACGCGCCAGCGCGCCAACGGCCTGAACAGCATGGTCGGCCGCATCCGCGAGGCGGCGCTGGGAGCGGGATGA
- a CDS encoding sensor histidine kinase: protein MKPDAHARFEDDPTHDAALGAPLVALWHAIWAVAVALTALAAQMMDGLKDAPLAALLLMAFPGVFGVVLMVRDSVGLRLAVMGGWILAATASAGLTGGVTGALPGLILTPLAAGIALDHGVHHARIGADRLTRMGAFAVALPLLAGLISTWLNGAEAQGPLLAAVSGLLAMGAIIAAMRLTWSARERRLAEAEEQAARIAALLEDQPALTLLLDPSGRAVAIWGTPPPALSVLALTEQGLISTVHAPDRPAVSAALARALSGQSVEVQFTPRIALDRRVVMILGPFQHETDRPRLIAQAFDGTAQFARELGLETARVEAEAQSAGKTRFLANMSHELRTPLNAVLGFADIMRQKLFGPLPERYAGYADAIHQAGGHLLDLINDVLDLSKIEAERYQLAMETFDARDAVSAAVALVRLQADDKGVELAAVLPSEPIKVRADARALKQMALNLLSNAVKFTPAGGSVTITLDADGPDLDLAVSDTGVGIAPQDLQRLGRPFEQAGGADQKAQGTGLGLSLVRSLTELHGGRMTIDSTLGEGAAVMIRLPVMVARETVADETLLEPEREEV, encoded by the coding sequence TTGAAACCCGACGCCCACGCCAGATTCGAGGACGACCCGACGCACGACGCGGCGTTGGGCGCTCCGCTGGTCGCCTTGTGGCACGCGATCTGGGCGGTGGCGGTCGCCCTGACGGCGCTGGCTGCCCAGATGATGGACGGGCTGAAGGACGCGCCGCTGGCCGCCCTGCTGCTGATGGCCTTCCCCGGCGTGTTCGGCGTCGTGCTGATGGTGCGCGACAGCGTCGGGCTGAGGCTGGCCGTCATGGGCGGGTGGATTTTGGCCGCCACCGCTTCGGCCGGCCTAACCGGCGGCGTGACCGGCGCCCTGCCCGGCCTGATCCTGACGCCGCTGGCGGCGGGGATCGCCCTGGATCACGGCGTGCATCATGCCCGCATCGGCGCCGACCGCCTGACCCGGATGGGCGCCTTTGCGGTGGCCCTGCCGCTGCTGGCGGGGCTGATCTCGACCTGGCTGAACGGGGCGGAGGCGCAAGGCCCCCTGCTGGCCGCCGTCTCGGGCCTGCTGGCCATGGGCGCGATCATCGCCGCCATGCGCCTGACCTGGAGCGCGCGCGAGCGTCGTCTGGCCGAAGCGGAAGAACAGGCGGCCCGGATCGCCGCCCTGCTGGAGGATCAGCCGGCCCTGACCCTGCTGCTCGATCCGTCGGGCCGCGCCGTCGCCATCTGGGGCACGCCGCCGCCCGCCCTGTCTGTGCTGGCCCTGACCGAACAGGGCCTGATCTCGACCGTCCATGCGCCCGACCGCCCGGCCGTCTCTGCGGCCCTGGCCCGCGCCCTGTCGGGCCAGTCGGTCGAGGTCCAGTTCACGCCGCGCATCGCCCTGGACCGCCGCGTCGTCATGATCCTGGGCCCGTTCCAGCACGAGACGGACCGCCCGCGCCTGATCGCCCAGGCGTTCGACGGCACGGCCCAGTTCGCCCGCGAGCTGGGGCTGGAGACCGCCCGCGTCGAGGCCGAGGCCCAGTCGGCCGGCAAGACCCGCTTCCTGGCCAATATGAGCCACGAGCTGCGCACGCCCCTGAACGCCGTGCTCGGCTTCGCCGACATCATGCGCCAGAAGCTGTTCGGTCCCCTGCCCGAACGCTACGCCGGATACGCCGACGCCATCCACCAGGCGGGCGGCCATCTGCTGGACCTGATCAACGACGTGCTGGACCTGTCCAAGATCGAGGCCGAACGCTACCAGCTGGCGATGGAGACGTTCGACGCCCGCGACGCCGTGTCCGCCGCCGTCGCCCTGGTCCGGCTCCAGGCCGACGACAAGGGGGTGGAGCTGGCCGCCGTCCTGCCGTCCGAGCCGATCAAGGTTCGCGCCGACGCCCGCGCCCTGAAGCAGATGGCGCTGAACCTGCTGTCCAATGCGGTCAAGTTCACCCCGGCGGGCGGCTCGGTCACCATCACCCTGGACGCCGACGGACCGGACCTGGATCTGGCCGTGTCCGACACCGGCGTCGGCATCGCGCCGCAGGACCTGCAACGCCTGGGCCGCCCCTTCGAACAGGCCGGCGGCGCCGACCAGAAGGCGCAAGGCACCGGCCTGGGCCTATCTTTGGTCCGCAGCCTGACCGAACTGCACGGCGGCCGCATGACCATCGACAGCACCCTGGGCGAAGGCGCAGCGGTGATGATCCGGTTGCCGGTGATGGTGGCGCGGGAGACCGTGGCTGATGAGACACTTCTAGAGCCAGAGCGCGAAGAGGTTTAG
- a CDS encoding DUF1491 family protein, with amino-acid sequence MLLSSDLWVSALIRRAQIEGAYATVVKKGDARAGSVIVKAYDTSTRTARLFTEAFGTDGDRLWIQPVTSDSESELDAYIARQRGYDPDLWVVEIEDKQGRHFITETVQA; translated from the coding sequence TTGCTTCTTTCCAGCGACCTGTGGGTCAGCGCCCTGATCCGCCGCGCCCAGATCGAGGGCGCCTATGCCACCGTGGTCAAGAAGGGCGACGCCCGCGCCGGCTCGGTCATCGTCAAGGCCTACGACACCTCCACCCGCACCGCCCGCCTGTTCACCGAAGCCTTCGGAACCGACGGCGACCGCCTTTGGATCCAGCCCGTCACCTCCGACAGCGAAAGCGAACTGGACGCCTATATCGCCCGACAGAGGGGGTACGACCCGGACCTGTGGGTGGTCGAGATCGAGGACAAGCAGGGGCGGCACTTCATCACGGAGACGGTGCAGGCTTGA
- a CDS encoding winged helix-turn-helix transcriptional regulator: MTALPPARIAHPETGEVADPRVEALVNDVIGRVADKWTMLILEVLAEHGETRFTRVGDLVGGISQKMLTQTLRQMERDGLVIRTVHPVIPPKVEYRLTDLGFTLAEAFCGVWTWAEKNIDRIEAARAAFDGRDK, from the coding sequence ATGACGGCGCTTCCGCCTGCAAGAATTGCTCACCCCGAGACCGGAGAGGTCGCCGATCCGCGCGTGGAGGCCTTGGTCAACGACGTCATCGGCCGCGTCGCCGACAAATGGACTATGCTGATCCTGGAGGTCTTGGCCGAACACGGCGAGACGCGTTTCACCCGCGTCGGCGACCTGGTCGGGGGCATCAGTCAGAAGATGCTGACCCAGACCCTGCGCCAGATGGAGCGCGACGGCCTGGTGATCCGCACCGTCCACCCCGTCATCCCGCCCAAGGTCGAATACCGCCTGACCGACCTGGGCTTCACCCTGGCTGAAGCGTTCTGCGGCGTCTGGACCTGGGCCGAAAAAAACATCGACCGCATCGAGGCGGCGCGCGCGGCGTTTGATGGGCGAGATAAATAA
- a CDS encoding SDR family oxidoreductase, translating to MNITGNTILITGGGTGIGRALAEALHARGNQIIITGRRESVLRETAAANPGMAWATLDMEDAAAVAAFGAQVVKDHSALNAVILNAGIMKTEDLKAQPFDLAVVEAIIATNLLGPIRLTAALLPHLTAQPKATVMTVTSGLAFVPLTATPTYNATKAAMHSWSQSLRHQLADTGVEVLELAPPGVATDLMPGHAENPASMPLADYTAEVIGLIERGETPRGEILVERVKPLRFAEANGYEAVFAQLNGAH from the coding sequence ATGAACATCACCGGCAACACCATACTGATCACCGGCGGCGGCACGGGCATCGGCCGCGCCCTCGCCGAGGCGCTGCACGCGCGCGGTAATCAGATCATCATCACCGGCCGCCGCGAAAGCGTGCTGAGAGAGACGGCGGCCGCCAATCCCGGCATGGCCTGGGCGACGCTGGACATGGAGGACGCTGCGGCCGTCGCCGCCTTCGGCGCCCAGGTCGTCAAGGACCACTCCGCCCTGAACGCCGTCATTCTGAACGCCGGCATCATGAAGACAGAGGACCTGAAGGCCCAGCCGTTCGACCTGGCCGTCGTGGAGGCGATCATCGCCACCAATCTATTGGGGCCGATCCGCCTGACAGCCGCCCTGCTGCCGCATCTGACGGCCCAACCGAAGGCGACGGTGATGACGGTGACCTCGGGCCTGGCCTTCGTCCCGCTGACGGCGACGCCGACCTACAATGCGACCAAGGCGGCGATGCATTCGTGGAGCCAGTCCCTGCGGCATCAACTGGCGGACACCGGGGTCGAGGTGCTGGAGTTGGCCCCGCCCGGCGTGGCCACCGACCTGATGCCGGGCCATGCGGAAAACCCCGCCTCCATGCCGCTGGCCGACTATACGGCCGAGGTGATCGGCCTGATCGAACGCGGCGAGACCCCGCGCGGCGAAATCCTGGTCGAACGGGTCAAGCCGCTGCGGTTCGCTGAGGCAAACGGCTATGAGGCGGTGTTCGCGCAGTTGAACGGCGCGCACTAG